In Streptomyces dangxiongensis, one DNA window encodes the following:
- a CDS encoding helix-turn-helix transcriptional regulator gives MAGKPARPVNAIDQTRRMLSLVTYLRERPGARIADVARAFGITEDELVADLDLLPMCGTSFRGGDLLDIDTDGERIWWHNPAALGEEAAEPLRLAADEATALLVAARAVSTLPGLREGDRQALLRATAKVETAAGEAAGASSRLSVTFESEGGVFADVDRAISERRRLWIRYYSPARDEITEREIDPIRLVSVGHTYVEAWCRRSEARRTFRLDRVAEIRILDEPSAPPEVELRDLSEALVQPAAEDPEVVVEVGPGGRWVAEYYPHDSADELPDGGLRITLRTPDPASLRRLALRLGRDGRIVSPSELAESARRAAREALAAYDGPAGAVRGAGDGRDLSPA, from the coding sequence GTGGCAGGCAAACCGGCCAGGCCCGTGAACGCCATCGACCAGACCCGGCGGATGCTCTCGCTGGTGACCTATCTCCGGGAGCGCCCCGGCGCCCGGATCGCCGACGTGGCGCGGGCCTTCGGCATCACCGAGGACGAGCTGGTCGCCGACCTCGACCTGCTGCCCATGTGCGGCACCAGCTTCCGCGGCGGCGACCTGCTGGACATCGACACCGACGGCGAGCGCATCTGGTGGCACAACCCGGCCGCGCTCGGCGAGGAGGCGGCCGAGCCGCTCCGGCTCGCCGCCGACGAGGCCACGGCCCTGCTGGTCGCCGCCCGCGCGGTGTCGACGCTGCCCGGCCTCCGGGAGGGTGATCGCCAGGCCCTGCTGCGGGCCACGGCCAAGGTCGAGACCGCGGCCGGTGAAGCCGCCGGGGCCAGCTCCCGCCTGTCGGTGACCTTCGAGTCCGAGGGCGGGGTCTTCGCCGACGTCGACCGGGCGATCTCCGAGCGCCGCCGGCTCTGGATCCGCTACTACTCCCCGGCGCGCGACGAGATCACCGAGCGCGAGATCGACCCCATCCGCCTGGTCAGCGTCGGCCACACCTATGTGGAGGCGTGGTGCCGCCGCTCCGAGGCCCGGCGCACCTTCCGGCTCGACCGGGTCGCCGAGATCAGGATCCTCGACGAGCCGTCCGCCCCGCCCGAGGTGGAGCTGCGCGACCTCTCCGAGGCCCTGGTGCAGCCGGCCGCCGAGGACCCGGAGGTCGTGGTCGAGGTCGGCCCCGGCGGTCGCTGGGTCGCCGAGTACTACCCGCACGACAGCGCCGATGAGCTTCCCGACGGCGGACTGCGTATCACTCTGCGCACCCCCGACCCGGCCTCCCTGCGCCGGCTGGCCCTGCGGCTCGGCCGCGACGGCCGGATCGTCTCCCCGTCCGAGCTGGCCGAGAGCGCCCGCCGCGCGGCCCGCGAGGCCCTGGCCGCGTACGACGGCCCGGCGGGCGCGGTGCGGGGCGCCGGTGACGGCCGGGACCTGAGTCCCGCGTGA
- the tatA gene encoding Sec-independent protein translocase subunit TatA, with protein MFRSGLEPWHLLLLVLVIVLVFGSKKLPDMARSLGKSARILKSEAKAMKDDGKQPEGTAQSTADDPASPQRTIQAAPGDVTSSRPVTEPTDTTQR; from the coding sequence ATGTTCCGCTCCGGACTTGAGCCGTGGCACCTGCTGCTCCTCGTTCTGGTGATCGTCCTGGTGTTCGGCTCCAAGAAGCTCCCGGACATGGCGCGCTCGCTCGGCAAGTCCGCGCGCATCCTCAAGAGCGAGGCCAAGGCGATGAAGGACGACGGCAAGCAGCCCGAGGGCACCGCCCAGTCCACCGCCGACGACCCCGCTTCGCCTCAGCGCACGATCCAGGCCGCCCCAGGTGACGTGACCAGCTCCCGCCCGGTCACCGAGCCGACGGACACGACCCAGCGCTGA
- a CDS encoding DUF742 domain-containing protein codes for MTPPRRKRRQPQPVAPPPSPPPSAQPAGGQETPRNPERLYTIAGSADGARAELDLVTLVVARSSPQPSASPEEADVLRLCVAPLSVAELSAYLRLPFSAMTVLITELIGAELVQARAPIVRRSVPDRSLLEAVMHGLQRL; via the coding sequence ATGACGCCTCCACGACGCAAACGGCGCCAGCCGCAGCCGGTGGCGCCCCCGCCGTCCCCGCCGCCGTCCGCCCAGCCGGCCGGCGGCCAGGAGACGCCCAGGAACCCCGAACGGCTGTACACCATCGCGGGATCCGCCGACGGTGCCCGCGCGGAACTCGACCTGGTGACGCTGGTGGTGGCGCGCTCCTCGCCGCAGCCGTCCGCCTCGCCGGAGGAGGCGGACGTGCTCCGGCTCTGCGTCGCCCCGCTGTCCGTGGCCGAACTCTCGGCCTATCTCCGGCTGCCGTTCAGCGCGATGACCGTGCTGATCACCGAGCTGATCGGGGCGGAACTGGTGCAGGCGCGCGCCCCCATCGTCCGCCGGTCGGTCCCCGACCGTTCACTCCTCGAAGCGGTGATGCATGGACTTCAACGGCTCTGA
- a CDS encoding sensor histidine kinase — protein sequence MVSVQKPPGGRERPCARVLLAPAIAMAAAAGAAVALAPPTARLAVGVCGTLAVLLVLGAAGEAVRRGRRLREAQAEHARHAAYLEQRIAAHNALIDRITTDILPTGFYRLRRGEALRDTVSNVYDADPGLRGLPEGYRELVRVAWRGADHEISMRDATERSFVSIARRVQAIVHQQAKELREMEEDHGRNPEVFDDLLRIDHGTSLIGRLADTISVLGGGRPGRQWPLPVSLYSVLRGAMSRILEYRRIELSSIVNINIKGTAVEPVLHAAAELLDNATRYSPPSTKVHVTAAEVQSGVVIEIEDAGVSLSEESRARIEQAIEDAKNNDDADNLGENPRLGLAVVGRLCKQFDMDVSLRSSAYGGVRAILIVPRVMTTTEPGVGAAHGIGATGIPKPELGAVEGPKRPPKKRRPTSPKIPAGISMEDDVPEVTEWTAGGLPQRRSRVKTPISQRLAEQAAIERAEREGRPTIWSQSRPEPEPEIDPERKKLMDRPPGMWMEAFWDGLRKGMPADATASELTDFTLNPTKYLHLLNDSADPGEGATEADDEGNLK from the coding sequence ATGGTGAGTGTTCAGAAGCCTCCCGGCGGCCGTGAACGTCCTTGTGCGCGCGTGCTGTTGGCTCCGGCCATAGCGATGGCCGCCGCTGCCGGGGCCGCCGTCGCCCTCGCACCGCCCACGGCCCGGCTCGCCGTCGGCGTGTGCGGAACGCTGGCCGTGCTGCTGGTCCTCGGCGCGGCCGGGGAGGCCGTCCGCCGTGGCCGGCGCCTGCGCGAGGCGCAGGCCGAACACGCCCGTCACGCCGCGTACCTGGAACAGCGGATCGCCGCCCACAACGCGCTGATCGACCGCATCACCACCGACATTCTGCCCACCGGCTTCTACCGGCTGCGCCGCGGCGAGGCACTCCGGGACACCGTGAGCAACGTCTACGACGCGGACCCCGGCCTGCGCGGCCTGCCCGAGGGCTACCGCGAGCTGGTGCGCGTCGCCTGGCGCGGCGCCGACCACGAGATCTCGATGCGCGACGCCACGGAGCGCTCCTTCGTGAGCATCGCCCGTCGCGTCCAGGCCATCGTCCACCAGCAGGCCAAGGAACTCCGTGAGATGGAGGAGGACCACGGCCGCAACCCCGAGGTCTTCGACGACCTGCTGCGCATCGACCACGGCACCTCGCTGATCGGCCGCCTCGCCGACACCATCTCGGTGCTCGGCGGCGGCCGGCCCGGCCGTCAGTGGCCCCTGCCGGTCTCCCTCTACAGCGTGCTGCGCGGCGCCATGTCCCGCATCCTGGAGTACCGCCGGATCGAACTCAGCTCCATCGTCAACATCAACATCAAGGGCACCGCGGTCGAACCGGTCCTGCACGCCGCCGCCGAACTCCTCGACAACGCCACCCGGTACTCGCCGCCCTCGACCAAGGTGCACGTCACCGCCGCCGAGGTGCAGTCCGGTGTCGTCATCGAGATCGAGGACGCGGGTGTCAGCCTCAGCGAGGAGTCCCGCGCCCGTATCGAGCAGGCCATCGAGGACGCCAAGAACAACGACGACGCGGACAACCTCGGCGAGAACCCGCGCCTCGGTCTCGCCGTCGTCGGCCGCCTGTGCAAGCAGTTCGACATGGATGTCTCGCTGCGCTCCTCCGCGTACGGCGGCGTCCGCGCGATCCTCATCGTGCCGCGGGTGATGACGACCACCGAGCCCGGCGTCGGCGCCGCGCACGGCATCGGCGCGACCGGCATCCCGAAGCCCGAGCTCGGTGCCGTCGAGGGCCCGAAGCGCCCGCCCAAGAAGCGCCGTCCCACCAGCCCCAAGATCCCCGCGGGCATCTCCATGGAGGACGACGTCCCGGAGGTAACCGAGTGGACCGCGGGCGGCCTGCCGCAGCGGCGCAGCCGGGTGAAGACCCCGATCAGCCAGCGGCTCGCGGAGCAGGCCGCCATCGAGCGCGCCGAGCGCGAGGGCAGGCCGACCATCTGGTCCCAGAGCAGGCCGGAACCCGAGCCCGAGATCGACCCCGAGCGCAAGAAGCTCATGGACCGGCCGCCGGGCATGTGGATGGAAGCGTTCTGGGACGGCCTGCGCAAGGGCATGCCCGCGGACGCCACCGCCTCGGAACTGACCGACTTCACGCTGAACCCGACCAAGTACCTGCATCTGCTCAACGATTCGGCCGACCCCGGCGAGGGCGCCACCGAGGCCGACGACGAGGGGAACCTCAAGTGA
- a CDS encoding DEAD/DEAH box helicase — MIVLLSVGPGTLESTMTEDLSPAERYAAARRRAAEQATALASFREMYDFGLDPFQIEACQALEAGKGVLVAAPTGSGKTIVGEFAVHLALQQGKKCFYTTPIKALSNQKYADLCRRYGAAKVGLLTGDNSVNSDAPVVVMTTEVLRNMLYAGSRTLLGLGHVVMDEVHYLSDRFRGAVWEEVIIHLPESVTLVSLSATVSNAEEFGDWLDTVRGDTEVIVSEHRPVPLFQHVLAGRRMYDLFEEGEGHKKAVNPDLVRLARMEATRPSFQDRRRGRSMREADRERERRQRSRVWTPSRPEVIERLDSEGLLPAITFIFSRAACEAAVQQCLHAGLRLNDEDARERVRALVAERTASIPPEDLHVLGYYEWLEGLERGIAAHHAGMLPTFKEVVEELFVRGLVKAVFATETLALGINMPARSVVLEKLVKWNGEQHADITPGEYTQLTGRAGRRGIDVEGHAVVLWQRGSSPEHLAGLAGTRTYPLRSSFKPSYNMAVNLVEQFGRHRSRELLETSFAQFQADKSVVGISRQVQRNEEGLEGYKASMTCHLGDFEEYARLRRELKDRETELARQGANQRRAEAAVALERLKAGDVIHVPTGKYAGLALVLDPGLPAGRAGGQRGFEHQDGPRPLVLTAERQVKRLASMDFPVPVEPLDRMRIPKSFNPRSPQSRRDLASALRTKAGHVPPERARKQRSQAADDREIARLRTAIRAHPCHGCSDREDHARWAERYHRLLRDTSQLERRIEGRTNTIARTFDRIVALLTELDYLRGDEVTEHGKRLARLYGELDLLASECLRERVWEGLGPAELAACVSALVYESRTGDDALAPKLPSGGAKAALGDMVRIWGRLDALEEEFRISQTEGVGQREPDLGFAWAAYMWATGNGLDEVLREADMPAGDFVRWCKQVIDVLGQISAAAPTEGSTVAKNARKAVDQLLRGVVAYSSVG, encoded by the coding sequence ATGATCGTCCTGTTGTCAGTGGGGCCCGGTACGCTCGAAAGCACGATGACAGAGGACCTCTCCCCGGCCGAGCGGTACGCGGCAGCCCGCAGGCGGGCTGCCGAACAGGCCACCGCGCTCGCCTCCTTCCGCGAGATGTACGACTTCGGCCTCGACCCCTTCCAGATCGAGGCCTGCCAGGCACTCGAAGCGGGGAAGGGTGTGCTGGTCGCCGCCCCCACCGGCTCGGGCAAGACGATCGTGGGCGAGTTCGCCGTCCACCTCGCCCTCCAGCAGGGCAAGAAGTGCTTCTACACGACCCCCATCAAGGCCCTGTCGAACCAGAAGTACGCGGACCTGTGCCGGCGGTACGGCGCCGCGAAGGTGGGTCTGCTCACCGGCGACAACAGCGTGAACTCCGACGCCCCGGTGGTCGTGATGACCACCGAGGTGCTGCGGAACATGCTGTACGCCGGCTCGCGGACCCTCCTCGGTCTCGGCCACGTGGTCATGGACGAGGTGCACTACCTCTCCGACCGCTTCCGCGGCGCCGTCTGGGAGGAAGTGATCATCCACCTGCCCGAGTCGGTGACCCTGGTCTCGCTCTCCGCGACCGTGTCCAACGCCGAGGAGTTCGGTGACTGGCTGGACACCGTCCGCGGCGACACCGAGGTGATCGTCTCCGAGCACCGGCCCGTGCCGCTGTTCCAGCACGTGCTCGCCGGACGCCGGATGTACGACCTGTTCGAGGAGGGCGAGGGCCACAAGAAGGCCGTCAACCCCGATCTCGTCCGCCTCGCCCGGATGGAGGCGACACGGCCGTCCTTCCAGGACCGCAGGCGCGGCCGGTCGATGCGCGAGGCCGATCGCGAGCGGGAGCGCCGACAGCGCTCGCGGGTGTGGACGCCGAGCCGTCCCGAGGTCATCGAGCGCCTGGACTCCGAGGGCCTGCTCCCGGCCATCACCTTCATCTTCAGCCGCGCCGCCTGCGAGGCCGCCGTCCAGCAGTGCCTGCACGCCGGCCTCCGGCTCAACGACGAGGACGCCCGGGAGCGGGTCCGCGCCCTGGTCGCGGAACGCACCGCCTCGATCCCGCCGGAGGACCTGCACGTCCTCGGCTACTACGAGTGGCTGGAGGGCCTGGAGCGGGGCATCGCCGCCCACCACGCGGGCATGCTGCCGACCTTCAAGGAGGTCGTGGAGGAGCTGTTCGTACGCGGCCTGGTCAAGGCCGTGTTCGCCACCGAGACCCTCGCGCTCGGCATCAACATGCCCGCCCGCTCGGTCGTGCTGGAGAAGCTCGTCAAGTGGAACGGCGAGCAGCACGCCGACATCACTCCCGGTGAGTACACCCAGCTAACGGGCCGGGCCGGCCGCCGCGGCATCGACGTGGAGGGCCACGCGGTCGTCCTCTGGCAGCGCGGCAGCAGTCCCGAGCACCTCGCCGGTCTCGCGGGCACCCGCACGTACCCGCTGCGCTCCAGCTTCAAGCCGTCGTACAACATGGCGGTCAACCTGGTCGAGCAGTTCGGCCGGCACCGCTCGCGCGAACTGCTGGAGACCTCCTTCGCGCAGTTCCAGGCCGACAAGTCGGTCGTCGGCATCTCCCGGCAGGTGCAGCGCAACGAGGAGGGCCTGGAGGGCTACAAGGCCTCCATGACCTGCCACCTCGGCGACTTCGAGGAGTACGCGCGGCTGCGCCGCGAACTGAAGGACCGGGAGACGGAGCTGGCCCGGCAGGGCGCCAACCAGCGGCGCGCCGAGGCCGCCGTCGCCCTGGAGAGGCTCAAGGCCGGCGATGTCATCCACGTGCCGACGGGCAAGTACGCCGGTCTGGCCCTGGTGCTGGACCCCGGCCTGCCCGCCGGCCGCGCGGGCGGCCAGCGCGGCTTCGAGCACCAGGACGGTCCGCGCCCGCTGGTGCTGACCGCGGAGCGGCAGGTCAAGCGGCTGGCCTCGATGGACTTCCCGGTACCGGTCGAGCCGCTGGACCGGATGCGGATTCCGAAGTCCTTCAATCCCCGCTCGCCGCAGTCCCGTCGGGACCTCGCCTCCGCGCTGCGCACCAAGGCCGGGCACGTCCCGCCGGAGCGGGCGCGCAAGCAGCGGTCGCAGGCCGCCGACGACCGCGAGATCGCGCGGCTGCGCACGGCGATCCGTGCGCACCCCTGTCACGGCTGCAGCGACCGTGAGGACCACGCCCGGTGGGCCGAGCGTTACCACCGGCTGCTGCGCGACACCTCGCAGCTTGAGCGGCGGATCGAGGGCCGCACGAACACGATCGCGCGGACCTTCGACCGGATCGTGGCGCTGCTGACCGAGCTGGACTACCTGCGCGGTGACGAGGTCACCGAGCACGGCAAGCGGCTGGCCCGGCTCTACGGCGAACTGGACCTGCTGGCCAGCGAGTGCCTGCGCGAGCGCGTCTGGGAGGGCCTCGGCCCCGCCGAACTCGCCGCGTGCGTCTCGGCGTTGGTGTACGAGTCCCGGACGGGCGACGACGCGCTGGCGCCGAAGCTGCCGTCGGGCGGGGCGAAGGCCGCGCTCGGTGACATGGTCAGGATCTGGGGCCGGCTCGACGCCCTGGAGGAGGAGTTCCGGATCAGCCAGACCGAGGGGGTCGGCCAGCGGGAGCCGGACCTCGGGTTCGCCTGGGCGGCGTACATGTGGGCGACGGGCAACGGTCTCGACGAGGTGCTGCGCGAGGCGGACATGCCCGCCGGTGACTTCGTGCGGTGGTGCAAGCAGGTCATCGACGTACTGGGGCAGATCTCGGCGGCGGCTCCCACGGAGGGGTCGACCGTGGCGAAGAACGCGCGCAAGGCGGTGGACCAGCTACTGCGCGGCGTGGTGGCCTACTCGTCGGTGGGGTGA
- a CDS encoding GTP-binding protein, with amino-acid sequence MDFNGSDTIPGPRTEDQLPHTAQAAVKIVIVGGFGVGKTTMVGSVSEIRPLTTEETMTQAGIGVDDDYGSDSKTATTVAMDFGRISITDKLVLYLFGTPGQERFWFLWNGLFEGALGAVVLVDTRRLEVSFDVMGRLEERGVPFVVAVNSFPDGPRYPVEDLRTALDLAPDVPIIDCDVRRRASSKDVLMTLMRFLHSIALSGPRT; translated from the coding sequence ATGGACTTCAACGGCTCTGACACGATCCCCGGCCCGCGCACCGAGGACCAACTGCCGCACACGGCCCAGGCCGCGGTGAAGATCGTGATCGTGGGCGGCTTCGGTGTCGGCAAGACCACCATGGTCGGGTCCGTCAGCGAGATCAGACCGCTGACCACCGAGGAGACGATGACCCAGGCCGGCATCGGCGTGGACGACGACTACGGCTCCGACTCCAAGACGGCCACCACCGTGGCCATGGACTTCGGTCGTATCAGCATCACCGACAAGCTCGTGCTCTACCTCTTCGGCACCCCCGGCCAGGAGCGCTTCTGGTTCCTGTGGAACGGACTGTTCGAAGGCGCTCTCGGCGCGGTCGTCCTGGTCGACACCCGGCGCCTGGAGGTCAGCTTCGACGTGATGGGCCGGCTGGAGGAGCGCGGCGTTCCCTTCGTCGTCGCCGTCAACTCCTTCCCGGACGGACCCCGTTACCCGGTCGAGGACCTGCGCACCGCGCTGGACCTGGCACCCGATGTCCCGATCATCGACTGCGACGTACGCCGGCGGGCCTCCAGCAAAGACGTGTTGATGACCCTCATGCGCTTCCTGCACTCCATCGCCCTCTCCGGCCCCCGCACCTGA
- the tatC gene encoding twin-arginine translocase subunit TatC, whose product MLKPARKKERDPEGRMPLGDHLRELRNRLAKAVLAILAVTIVSAFFYRDIIEVITRPMLDEIGCHQSFGELADAKNVRCAHITVSGLLGAFNLALKVSLMSGIVLASPVWLYQLWAFVAPGLHRGEKKYAYAFVVFGFPLFLGGGYLAFHMLPTTAKFMIELTPDGAENLLPLDDLLDLITRMIVVFGLAFEMPLLLVMLNLTGVLSGRRMRGWWRGMVVGITAFAAVATPSPDPMTMLALAAPIWALYFIAVAIALLNDRRRARREAAGPADDEASELDLTPEDIGAVEPVPAARALPEQTSTDRVNGYDDVT is encoded by the coding sequence TTGCTCAAGCCTGCCCGCAAAAAGGAGAGGGATCCCGAGGGGCGGATGCCGCTCGGGGATCACTTGCGTGAACTGCGCAACCGGCTCGCCAAGGCTGTCCTGGCGATCCTCGCCGTCACGATCGTCTCGGCCTTCTTCTACCGGGACATCATCGAAGTCATCACCCGGCCGATGCTGGACGAGATCGGCTGCCACCAGTCCTTCGGGGAACTGGCCGACGCCAAGAACGTCCGCTGTGCGCATATCACCGTCAGCGGCCTGCTGGGCGCGTTCAACCTGGCCCTGAAGGTCTCCCTCATGTCGGGCATCGTGCTCGCGTCGCCGGTCTGGCTCTACCAGCTCTGGGCGTTCGTCGCACCGGGCCTGCATCGCGGCGAGAAGAAGTACGCCTACGCGTTCGTCGTCTTCGGTTTCCCGCTCTTCCTCGGCGGCGGCTACCTCGCGTTCCACATGCTGCCCACCACGGCGAAGTTCATGATCGAGCTCACGCCCGACGGCGCTGAGAACCTGTTGCCGCTGGACGACCTGCTGGACCTCATCACCCGCATGATCGTCGTCTTCGGCCTCGCCTTCGAGATGCCGCTGCTGCTGGTCATGCTGAACCTCACCGGCGTCCTCTCCGGCCGGCGCATGCGGGGCTGGTGGCGCGGCATGGTCGTCGGCATCACCGCCTTCGCGGCCGTGGCCACGCCCAGCCCCGACCCGATGACGATGCTGGCGCTGGCGGCGCCGATCTGGGCGCTCTACTTCATCGCCGTGGCCATCGCACTGCTCAACGACCGGCGCCGGGCCCGCCGCGAGGCCGCCGGCCCCGCCGACGACGAGGCTTCCGAGCTGGACCTCACGCCCGAGGACATCGGCGCGGTCGAGCCCGTCCCGGCCGCCCGGGCGCTGCCCGAGCAGACGAGCACCGACCGGGTCAACGGCTACGACGACGTGACCTAG
- a CDS encoding roadblock/LC7 domain-containing protein, protein MIQQRANLDWMLKQLNDGVPGIEMIVVLSADGLRIARYGGDPDAADRVAAACAGVQSLAGAIVQEIPGAGDMKVVVFEIDGGYFYLMNAGANAYLAVLADVTCEPGRMSGMMRDLVVRIGAHLTSPPRRNGQAV, encoded by the coding sequence GTGATCCAGCAGCGAGCGAACCTGGACTGGATGCTCAAGCAGCTCAACGACGGTGTGCCGGGTATCGAGATGATCGTGGTCCTCTCCGCCGACGGACTGCGCATCGCCCGCTACGGCGGCGACCCCGACGCCGCCGACCGCGTGGCCGCCGCGTGCGCGGGCGTCCAGAGCCTGGCCGGTGCCATCGTCCAGGAGATCCCCGGCGCCGGTGACATGAAGGTCGTCGTCTTCGAGATCGACGGCGGCTACTTCTACCTCATGAACGCGGGCGCCAACGCCTATCTCGCCGTGCTCGCCGACGTGACCTGCGAACCGGGGCGGATGAGCGGCATGATGCGCGACCTCGTCGTCCGGATCGGGGCCCACCTGACCAGCCCGCCCCGGCGCAACGGACAGGCCGTATGA